In Nocardia yunnanensis, one DNA window encodes the following:
- a CDS encoding ABC transporter substrate-binding protein, producing the protein MKQDQTGLRRAGVALVAGALAAGALAGCSSKNQVPSIGYGVDAVIASYNGSSTLGANSGAAAVFSRVLTGFFYTGPDGQPVADTDVGTAKEVPGDVQTIQYRLSPDGTYSDGIPTSCDDLVLTWAARSGRFTKAGPGGPVPLFDAASTDGYRDIERVDCQPGSKDATVVFRPGKHYTQWKTLFNASEVMPAHVIATQVKIPNVVAPVQTGDQPTLEKVADFWNNGWKLTPGKLDPTLLPSSGPYRIDSFGDKDGLVLVKNEKWWGNQPRTPRIVVWDRHSGLKAKVSDKSIGVLDVGAGSLGDVGLGGFQQQNLPGRGVEQLTLATGGVFGSLDARRAFALCVPRQGLFDKFGHPGYDVKLGLGAGLLNSRTVQQDSVYYQSISGAGDKYKGGDATASQAASSSGLQNQTVRIGYVQPDERRAAMVAAIADACKASGITVIDAGAPDFTAAQLSDGKVDAVLGGTAGMPGPSGTLAATDAIAALRTGAGLNFGHYGNGRYDAIADQLAAEDNSVTVLNLLNEQENLLWSDMPSIPLFAAPRTIGFGDGMENGIASPTRAGAGWNMDRWVLKR; encoded by the coding sequence GTGAAGCAAGACCAGACGGGACTGCGCCGGGCCGGCGTCGCATTGGTGGCGGGTGCGCTCGCCGCCGGCGCGCTGGCCGGATGCTCGTCCAAGAATCAGGTGCCCTCCATCGGCTACGGCGTGGACGCGGTCATCGCCAGCTACAACGGTTCGAGCACGCTGGGCGCCAACAGCGGTGCGGCCGCGGTGTTCTCGCGGGTGCTGACCGGCTTCTTCTATACCGGCCCCGACGGGCAGCCGGTGGCCGACACCGATGTCGGCACCGCCAAGGAAGTCCCCGGCGACGTCCAGACCATCCAGTACCGGCTCAGCCCGGACGGGACCTACTCCGACGGCATCCCCACCTCCTGCGACGATCTGGTGCTGACCTGGGCGGCGCGCAGCGGCCGGTTCACCAAAGCCGGTCCGGGCGGGCCGGTTCCGCTGTTCGACGCCGCGAGCACCGACGGCTACCGCGATATCGAGCGGGTCGACTGCCAGCCCGGGTCCAAGGACGCCACCGTGGTGTTCCGGCCGGGCAAGCATTACACGCAGTGGAAGACGCTGTTCAACGCCTCGGAAGTGATGCCGGCGCATGTGATCGCCACCCAGGTGAAGATCCCCAACGTGGTCGCGCCGGTGCAGACCGGTGATCAGCCGACGCTGGAGAAGGTCGCCGACTTCTGGAACAACGGGTGGAAGCTGACGCCCGGCAAGCTGGATCCGACCCTGCTGCCGTCCTCGGGGCCGTACCGGATCGACTCGTTCGGTGACAAGGACGGTCTGGTGCTGGTCAAGAACGAGAAGTGGTGGGGCAATCAGCCCCGCACCCCCCGCATCGTGGTGTGGGACCGGCATTCCGGGCTGAAGGCGAAGGTGTCGGACAAGTCCATCGGCGTGCTGGACGTGGGCGCGGGCTCGCTCGGCGATGTCGGCCTGGGCGGGTTCCAGCAGCAGAATCTTCCGGGCCGCGGGGTGGAGCAGTTGACGCTGGCCACCGGTGGGGTGTTCGGTTCGCTCGACGCGCGCCGGGCGTTCGCGCTGTGCGTGCCGCGGCAGGGGCTGTTCGACAAGTTCGGCCATCCCGGCTACGACGTGAAGCTGGGGCTGGGCGCCGGACTGTTGAATTCGCGCACGGTGCAACAGGATTCGGTGTACTACCAGTCGATCTCGGGTGCGGGCGACAAATACAAGGGCGGCGATGCGACCGCCTCGCAGGCCGCGTCCTCCTCGGGACTGCAGAACCAGACCGTTCGGATCGGATACGTGCAGCCCGACGAGCGCCGCGCGGCCATGGTGGCCGCCATCGCCGACGCGTGCAAGGCGTCCGGAATCACCGTGATCGACGCGGGCGCACCGGATTTCACCGCCGCGCAGCTGTCCGACGGCAAGGTCGACGCGGTGCTGGGCGGGACCGCGGGCATGCCCGGCCCGTCGGGCACCCTGGCCGCCACCGACGCCATCGCCGCCCTGCGCACCGGCGCGGGCCTGAATTTCGGCCACTACGGCAATGGCCGCTACGATGCCATCGCGGATCAGCTTGCGGCCGAGGACAACTCGGTCACGGTGCTGAACCTGCTCAACGAGCAGGAGAATCTGCTCTGGAGCGATATGCCCTCGATTCCGCTGTTCGCCGCCCCCCGCACCATCGGGTTCGGCGACGGCATGGAGAACGGGATCGCCAGCCCCACCCGCGCCGGTGCGGGCTGGAACATGGATCGCTGGGTGTTGAAACGGTGA
- a CDS encoding adenine phosphoribosyltransferase, which produces MSKHEMLETAEVAGERSARAEDAVRRLTRWHDDFPTPGVRFADLTPVFADSAGFRAVLDCFAACAPDADLVAGVDARGFLLGAGVAATLGTGVVAVRKAGKLPPPVISREYTLEYGSAALEIPADGIDLAGRKVLLLDDVLATGGTLAAAAELFLAAGAEVVAAAVVLELGFLNGRERQGDYPVTSIVKL; this is translated from the coding sequence ATGAGCAAACACGAGATGCTGGAGACGGCCGAGGTGGCGGGGGAGCGGTCCGCCCGCGCCGAGGACGCGGTGCGGCGGCTGACCCGCTGGCACGATGATTTCCCGACGCCGGGCGTGCGTTTCGCCGATCTGACGCCGGTGTTCGCCGACTCCGCGGGCTTCCGCGCGGTGCTGGACTGCTTCGCGGCCTGCGCGCCGGACGCGGATCTGGTGGCGGGCGTGGACGCGCGCGGCTTCCTGCTGGGTGCGGGTGTCGCGGCGACGCTGGGTACCGGCGTGGTCGCGGTGCGCAAGGCCGGCAAGCTGCCGCCGCCGGTGATCAGCCGGGAATACACCCTCGAATACGGTTCGGCCGCACTGGAAATCCCCGCCGACGGCATCGACCTGGCCGGCCGCAAGGTGCTGCTGCTCGACGACGTGCTCGCCACCGGCGGCACCCTGGCCGCGGCGGCCGAGCTGTTCCTGGCCGCCGGCGCCGAGGTGGTCGCGGCCGCGGTGGTGCTGGAGCTGGGCTTCCTCAACGGCCGTGAGCGCCAGGGGGATTACCCGGTGACCTCGATCGTCAAGCTCTGA
- a CDS encoding RrF2 family transcriptional regulator, with protein MVIGEGVEWGLHCCVALAWLDDHAPIATARLAEIFELPPEYLKKRLQPLVREGILDSTPGARGGYRLARAPERITLMDVVAAVEGRTDAFRCTEIRRRGAGAARARAEFAEPCGIARAMGRAELAWRRELAGQTVADLMAGSHENASKYVRRFYAGVTG; from the coding sequence ATGGTGATCGGTGAAGGCGTCGAATGGGGGCTGCACTGCTGTGTGGCACTGGCCTGGCTCGACGACCACGCGCCGATCGCCACCGCCCGGTTGGCCGAGATCTTCGAATTGCCACCGGAATACCTGAAGAAGCGGCTACAGCCGCTGGTTCGGGAGGGAATCCTCGACTCCACGCCCGGTGCGCGCGGCGGCTATCGGCTCGCGCGCGCACCCGAGCGCATCACGCTGATGGATGTGGTGGCGGCGGTCGAGGGGCGCACGGATGCGTTCCGGTGCACCGAGATTCGCCGGCGCGGAGCGGGGGCGGCGCGGGCGCGAGCGGAATTCGCCGAGCCCTGCGGTATCGCGCGAGCCATGGGGCGCGCGGAGCTGGCGTGGCGGCGGGAGCTGGCGGGGCAGACGGTCGCGGATCTGATGGCCGGATCGCACGAGAACGCGTCGAAGTACGTGCGTCGGTTCTACGCGGGCGTGACCGGTTGA
- the secF gene encoding protein translocase subunit SecF, which produces MAKSSPVAVDSDSELDYEGAGSGKQHSLFERLYTGTGGFEIVGKRKVYYGIAAVLIAIAALSMGLKGFTLGIDFAGGSRIQLPAAADVTTSKVDDVYRSVIGHDPVTTQKVGSGSSATIQLRSDTLTNEQADKLQNALFDAFHPKDASGQPNRNAISVAEISETWGGQVTHKALLALVVFVVLTMIYIAIRFERDMSIAAIGSLFFNLIVTAGIYSLVGFEVTPAAVIGLLTILGYVLYDNVVVFDKVEENTRGVLHLTKHTYAEKANLAANQTLMRSINTTVIGILPIIGMLVIAVWLLGVGTLKDLALVQLVGMIVGGYSSIFFAVPILVSIKETWGPVAEHTKRVLNRRQGGAKARVGAAAAERAGAAGRGGEVVANGAARPSSRGQNTGAPRPGARPSGKRQQRRH; this is translated from the coding sequence ATGGCCAAGTCCTCGCCCGTCGCGGTGGATTCCGACAGCGAACTCGATTACGAGGGAGCGGGTTCGGGCAAGCAGCACAGCCTGTTCGAGCGGTTGTACACCGGCACCGGCGGTTTCGAGATCGTCGGCAAGCGCAAGGTGTACTACGGCATCGCCGCGGTGCTCATCGCGATCGCCGCCTTGAGCATGGGGCTCAAGGGATTCACCCTCGGCATCGACTTCGCCGGCGGCTCCCGCATCCAGCTGCCCGCCGCCGCGGACGTCACCACCTCGAAGGTGGACGACGTCTACCGCTCGGTGATCGGCCACGATCCGGTGACCACCCAGAAGGTCGGTTCGGGTTCCTCGGCGACCATTCAGCTGCGCTCGGACACGCTGACCAACGAGCAGGCCGACAAGCTGCAGAACGCGCTGTTCGACGCCTTCCACCCGAAGGATGCCAGCGGCCAGCCCAACCGCAACGCGATCAGCGTCGCCGAGATCAGTGAGACCTGGGGCGGCCAGGTCACCCACAAGGCGCTGCTGGCGCTGGTGGTGTTCGTCGTGCTGACCATGATCTACATCGCGATTCGCTTCGAACGCGATATGTCGATCGCGGCCATCGGCTCGCTGTTCTTCAACCTGATCGTCACCGCCGGCATCTATTCGCTGGTCGGTTTCGAGGTGACGCCCGCGGCGGTCATCGGCCTGCTCACGATTCTGGGCTACGTGCTCTACGACAATGTGGTCGTCTTCGACAAGGTCGAGGAGAACACCCGCGGCGTACTGCATCTGACCAAGCACACCTATGCGGAGAAGGCGAACCTGGCGGCCAACCAGACGCTGATGCGCTCGATCAACACCACCGTCATCGGCATCCTGCCGATCATCGGCATGCTGGTGATCGCGGTATGGCTGCTGGGCGTCGGCACCCTCAAGGATCTGGCGCTGGTGCAGCTGGTCGGCATGATCGTGGGCGGCTACTCGTCGATCTTCTTCGCGGTGCCGATCCTGGTGTCCATCAAGGAGACCTGGGGCCCGGTGGCCGAGCACACCAAGCGGGTGCTCAACCGTCGTCAGGGCGGGGCGAAGGCGCGCGTCGGCGCGGCGGCGGCCGAGCGGGCCGGGGCCGCGGGCCGCGGCGGCGAGGTCGTGGCCAACGGTGCGGCGCGTCCGTCGTCGCGTGGTCAGAACACCGGGGCGCCGCGTCCCGGAGCCCGGCCGAGTGGGAAACGACAGCAGCGACGGCACTGA
- a CDS encoding peptidoglycan DD-metalloendopeptidase family protein: MKPSHLVGGAIALVLGMLTLVLVIILPATETSCGPGTPSLPTATSARTEPNCPATGSPAETGLQDGALRVLRCTVARFGPMDMRGVVDDPSAPDLKAGRAVEFIVGADSGKGDAIVSFLQENAGAFHVDYLIWKQRSWTPGAATGTEWKPLDDRGDAARNHLDRVQVSIKDAVASSTEPAPANASMAAMSGTVNEAGSILGAGRHQYPIAPGAFTVTDGFGARGGTHMGVDLAAPAGTPIYAAADGLVVASGAASGFGDWVVIDSLDASGRRYSTVYGHMYETGIFVHTGDIVQMGQHIADVGSNGESSGPHLHFELVPGGRLTGGHQVDPMPWLAGGTIPAPSTPYCENGFGTAGGNLASGKVPPELEIWYRRAGSLCPEISASLLAAQAQAESGFRSDAVSPDGAQGIAQFMPGTAKALAPDGQPYVIDADGDGVASALEPADAIIGQGRYMCAIAKTIEGWESDGKVSGDLTALTIAAYNAGEGAVLASGGMPNQIARHFTETRPYVARILAAEPGFRSLGSEGRFQADETAELGPQIVAAGQQWLGTPYVFGGGGPGGPTDGGFDEAGFTAAAVFAGSGSTISLPRTAEQQWEQGSEVSLLSAKPGDLVFGSFGVRGPADVGVYTGSGRMLHAESGGKVAEVPLSNGMKARRLSR; this comes from the coding sequence GTGAAGCCCTCACACCTCGTGGGCGGGGCGATCGCCCTGGTGCTGGGGATGCTGACGCTGGTGCTCGTCATCATTCTGCCCGCGACCGAGACCAGTTGCGGCCCCGGCACACCCAGCCTGCCCACCGCCACCTCCGCGCGCACCGAACCCAACTGTCCCGCCACCGGTTCGCCCGCGGAGACCGGATTGCAGGACGGGGCGCTGCGGGTGCTGCGCTGCACGGTGGCGCGCTTCGGGCCGATGGACATGCGCGGCGTCGTCGACGATCCGTCCGCCCCGGACCTGAAGGCCGGGCGCGCCGTGGAATTCATCGTCGGCGCCGATTCCGGCAAGGGCGACGCCATCGTGTCGTTCCTGCAGGAGAACGCGGGCGCCTTCCATGTCGACTACCTGATCTGGAAGCAGCGCAGCTGGACTCCCGGCGCGGCCACCGGCACCGAGTGGAAGCCGCTCGACGATCGCGGCGACGCCGCGCGCAATCATCTGGACCGCGTGCAGGTCAGTATCAAGGACGCGGTGGCGAGCTCGACCGAGCCCGCGCCGGCCAACGCGTCGATGGCCGCGATGTCCGGCACGGTCAACGAGGCGGGCAGCATCCTCGGGGCCGGGCGGCACCAATATCCGATCGCCCCGGGGGCGTTCACGGTCACCGACGGGTTCGGGGCGCGCGGCGGCACGCACATGGGCGTCGACCTCGCGGCGCCCGCCGGCACGCCCATCTACGCGGCGGCGGACGGATTGGTGGTGGCGTCGGGAGCGGCGTCGGGATTCGGTGACTGGGTCGTCATCGATTCCCTCGACGCGAGCGGCCGCCGGTACTCCACGGTGTACGGGCACATGTACGAGACCGGCATTTTCGTGCACACCGGCGATATCGTGCAGATGGGCCAGCACATCGCCGATGTCGGCAGCAATGGCGAATCCTCCGGTCCGCATTTGCATTTCGAGCTCGTACCGGGCGGCCGGTTGACGGGCGGGCATCAGGTCGATCCGATGCCGTGGCTGGCGGGCGGCACCATTCCCGCGCCCAGCACGCCGTACTGCGAGAACGGATTCGGTACGGCCGGAGGCAATCTCGCGTCGGGTAAGGTGCCGCCGGAACTCGAGATCTGGTACCGACGGGCCGGTTCGCTGTGCCCGGAGATCAGCGCCTCCCTGCTCGCCGCCCAGGCCCAGGCCGAATCCGGATTCCGGTCCGACGCGGTGTCCCCGGACGGTGCGCAGGGCATCGCCCAGTTCATGCCCGGCACGGCCAAAGCGCTCGCCCCCGACGGACAGCCCTACGTCATCGACGCCGACGGCGACGGCGTGGCCAGTGCGCTGGAACCGGCGGACGCCATCATCGGTCAAGGCCGCTACATGTGCGCGATCGCCAAGACCATCGAGGGCTGGGAATCCGACGGCAAGGTCTCCGGCGACCTGACCGCCCTCACCATCGCCGCCTACAACGCCGGTGAGGGCGCGGTGCTGGCCTCGGGCGGCATGCCCAACCAGATCGCCCGGCACTTCACCGAGACCCGGCCGTACGTGGCGCGCATCCTGGCCGCCGAACCCGGCTTCCGCAGTCTCGGCAGCGAGGGGCGATTCCAGGCCGACGAGACCGCCGAGCTGGGCCCGCAGATCGTGGCGGCCGGACAGCAATGGCTCGGCACCCCTTACGTTTTCGGCGGCGGCGGCCCGGGCGGGCCGACCGACGGCGGCTTCGACGAGGCGGGATTCACGGCCGCGGCGGTGTTCGCCGGCAGCGGCAGCACCATCAGCCTGCCGCGCACCGCCGAACAGCAGTGGGAGCAGGGCAGCGAGGTGTCGCTGCTCAGCGCCAAGCCCGGTGACCTGGTGTTCGGTTCGTTCGGCGTGCGGGGGCCCGCGGATGTCGGTGTCTACACGGGTAGCGGACGCATGCTGCACGCCGAATCCGGCGGCAAGGTCGCGGAAGTGCCGTTGTCGAACGGGATGAAGGCACGGCGGCTTTCGCGCTGA